The following is a genomic window from Chloracidobacterium sp..
ACAGATAGAGTGATTATATTCGTTTCGGTTCCGGGAGCAAGGTAAAAGTTGCCTGAAACGGCCGAATTGACTTAGCGGAGTATTAAAGCAATAATCCGTAGTTTGGTCTTTTGAAATTGGCACTTGCGGCCGGCGTCCATTCTCGGCGTCGGGTCAAAAAGGGGGAAGCGGGTGAGAATCCCGCACGATCGCGTCACTGTGAATGCGGCTGATATGCCGCAAAGTCAGGTTGCCCGTTATTCGCACTTTGCCGAATGCCGCTGTTCGATGTTTCGCGTTAAGACATCGCAGGGCGAACAGGTCATTGGTTGAATAAATGCCTTGTTTTTCCTTGTCGATGAGACGCAGGAAAAAGCAAGGCATTTTTTGCATTTGAGGGCAATATGATCTTCCGTACCAGGCTCTTTTGGTTCACTGTCGCTGCGGCGCTGTTCGTCGCCGCGTGCGGTTCCGCGCCTAAGCGGAATGAGAGGCCTGTGCAGAAGGTCGTTGATGATCTGAAGCGTGAAGTGAGCCTGCCGATGCCGGTCGCTCGCGTTGTTTCGCTCGCGCCGAGTGCTACCGAGATGGTCTATGCCGTAGGTGCGGGCGACCGCCTCGTCGGTGATACGACATACTGCAACTATCCCGAACAAGCAAAATACGTTGAAAAGGTCGGCGATACCGTAAACCCGAACCTCGAGCGCATCATCGCCTTAAAGCCGGATGTCGTGCTCGTCTCTACCGCGTCGCAGCTCGAAGGATTTACAAGAACGCTGGGTGACAACGGCATTGCCGTTTATGTGACCGACCCGAGTGATATTGTCGGGATACTGCGCGATATGGAGCAGCTCGGCGCCATCTTCGGCACTGAAGAAGCCGCTGCGATCTCCGTAAAAAATCTCAAAGACAGATTGTTTCGTGTCCGAAAAATGACGCTTGAGCATACGAAGACGCGTGTCTTTGTGCAGATCTCAAAAGAGCCGCTGTTCACCATCGGACGTACGTCATTCCTGACGAGCGTGCTGCCTTACGCGAATGCGGAATCGGTAACAGAGGATGTCGATACCGCATATCCGAAGATAAGTAAAGAGGCCGCCGCCACGCTCGACCCTGACGCGATCATCCTTTCGGATTCTGATGATAATACCGAACCGAATGAGGCCTTCAAAAACTCTGCAGCGGTAAAGAACGGACGTGTTTATAAGATCGATGCGGACATACTGGCCCGGCCGGGGCCGCGTGTCGCCGAAGCGTTGGAGGAGATCGCAAGGCGTCTCTACGGGATCAATTTGTAGTGGATAAGGCCGCCGTTCAGAACAACACCGCAAGGCCGCGTGTCGCAAGGCAGCGCGCATTTATGATCGGCTCTTTGATGCTGTTGATGCTCGCTGTTGTATTAGCAGCGGCTGCGATGTTCGGCGCCGAACGCCTGCCGCTCTTTGACCTGACACCGCTGCAAAGATCGATCTTCTTTGACATACGCCTGCCGCGGATCCTGCTTGGGGCAAGCGTTGGTGCCAGCCTTGCCGTTGCCGGTGCGGGGCTTCAGTCGCTGCTAAGGAACCCGCTTGCCGAACCGTATCTGCTCGGCGTGTCGAACGGTGCCGCGTTGGGTACTATGGCGGCATTCGTCTTTTTCAGCAATTTTGATCTTGCTCGGCCTCTTCTCGCGTTCGCCGGCGCCGGCATCGCGACGATCGCTGTTTATCAAATGGCGAGGACACGCGCCGGCATGAATGTCGAACGCTTGGTGCTTTCGGGCGTTATCGTAACGACGTTCCTGTCGTCGGTGATCGTTATGCTGACGACCCTTCTCGATGCTGCCAAACTGAGAAGCTTTACATTCTGGCTGCTCGGCGACCTGTCGCAGGCAACGCTTACGGGCTTTTATCTCAGTTTTGGGGCGGTCGCGATCGGCACTCTGGTCATCTTTTCGCAGGCGCGGGCGTTGAACCTGATGATGATCGGCGAGCGGGACGCGGCCGACTTCGGTGTCGAAACGGGCCGCGTCCGTCTGCTCGTATTCTCGGCGGCAAGCCTCGTTGTCGGCGCGGCGGTCGCGGCAAGCGGCAGCGTCGGTTATGTAGGCCTTATCGTGCCGCATCTGATCAGAATGAGCGTGGGTAGCGATAACCGTATGGTAGTGCCGTTCTCGGCCATCGGCGGAGCGATCTTTGTGGTGGCGGCTGATACGATCGCGCGGACCGCTATCGCTCCGAGGGAACTGCCGGTCGGAGCGATAACCGCACTTGCGGGAGCTCCGCTGTTTATTTATTTGCTGAGAAAGCGATAACGCGTTGAACGAAGGAAGATGCTGAAAGCTGACCATTTGAAAGTGAGCTACGCTGAACGCAGCGTCCTGACAGACGTCTCATTCGAACTTGCCGAGGGTACCGCAATGGCGCTCTTAGGCCCGAACGGTGCGGGCAAGACCACGCTCATAAAGGCCTTGAACGGCACGATCCCGCTTGCAGGCGGCTCGATCGAGATCGGCGGCAGGCCGGTGGCCGATCTCTCGCGGCGAGAGATCGCTTTGCAAATGGCGGTCGTGGCACAGGAGGCGGAGACGAGATTTCCTGTAACGGTTCTCGAGTTCGTGCTCGCAGGCCGCTTTGTGAACGGGAGTGCCTTCGGCTGGGAAACTGACACTGACATCTCGGCAGCATGGAAAGCCCTAGAGGACTGCGGCTTGTCGGAGTACGCGGTCAGGCTGATGAATGAGCTTTCGGGCGGCGAGCGGCAGCGCGTCGTCCTCGCACGGGCTCTCGCAACGGATGCCCGCATTCTGCTGCTTGATGAGCCGACGGCAAATCTCGATATGGCACATCAAGGGATGATGTTCCGGCTTGTTCGAAGGCGATGCAGCACTCAAGGCTCCTCTGCGATCGTGATAACGCACGACCTTAATCTTGCGGCGGCCTTTTCAGACACGGCCCTGATGTTAAAGGAAGGCCGCGTTGCGGCCTACGGAGAGCCGAAAGAGGTGCTGACCGAAGCAAATATCGAAAGCGTCTTTGGCGTAAAGGTTCTGCTGGATCGACATCCGGCAAATGACAGCGTTCGTATTACGAGCGTTTTTTGAAGCGGCATGCGGCAATGAGCCGCTGCCGATATTTGAAAAATGGTGTTCGAGGAAGCCGCGTGAAAATCCGGCACTGCCCACGCAACCGTAACAGTCGGGAACTCGACCC
Proteins encoded in this region:
- a CDS encoding cobalamin-binding protein, which produces MIFRTRLFWFTVAAALFVAACGSAPKRNERPVQKVVDDLKREVSLPMPVARVVSLAPSATEMVYAVGAGDRLVGDTTYCNYPEQAKYVEKVGDTVNPNLERIIALKPDVVLVSTASQLEGFTRTLGDNGIAVYVTDPSDIVGILRDMEQLGAIFGTEEAAAISVKNLKDRLFRVRKMTLEHTKTRVFVQISKEPLFTIGRTSFLTSVLPYANAESVTEDVDTAYPKISKEAAATLDPDAIILSDSDDNTEPNEAFKNSAAVKNGRVYKIDADILARPGPRVAEALEEIARRLYGINL
- a CDS encoding iron ABC transporter permease, with the protein product MDKAAVQNNTARPRVARQRAFMIGSLMLLMLAVVLAAAAMFGAERLPLFDLTPLQRSIFFDIRLPRILLGASVGASLAVAGAGLQSLLRNPLAEPYLLGVSNGAALGTMAAFVFFSNFDLARPLLAFAGAGIATIAVYQMARTRAGMNVERLVLSGVIVTTFLSSVIVMLTTLLDAAKLRSFTFWLLGDLSQATLTGFYLSFGAVAIGTLVIFSQARALNLMMIGERDAADFGVETGRVRLLVFSAASLVVGAAVAASGSVGYVGLIVPHLIRMSVGSDNRMVVPFSAIGGAIFVVAADTIARTAIAPRELPVGAITALAGAPLFIYLLRKR
- a CDS encoding ABC transporter ATP-binding protein, which codes for MLKADHLKVSYAERSVLTDVSFELAEGTAMALLGPNGAGKTTLIKALNGTIPLAGGSIEIGGRPVADLSRREIALQMAVVAQEAETRFPVTVLEFVLAGRFVNGSAFGWETDTDISAAWKALEDCGLSEYAVRLMNELSGGERQRVVLARALATDARILLLDEPTANLDMAHQGMMFRLVRRRCSTQGSSAIVITHDLNLAAAFSDTALMLKEGRVAAYGEPKEVLTEANIESVFGVKVLLDRHPANDSVRITSVF